In Hemicordylus capensis ecotype Gifberg chromosome 3, rHemCap1.1.pri, whole genome shotgun sequence, one DNA window encodes the following:
- the ANKRD49 gene encoding ankyrin repeat domain-containing protein 49 has protein sequence MNESGKSLEENTEEETKDYKDFAESFNQLELLETHRHLIPTGTQSLWSGDSDEEDQDEKTEEWYQAQEKKMENNPDKLLLWAAEKNRLLTVQRLLSQNLAPVNVCDEDQYTPLHRAAYNGHLEVVRELIGHGADVHALTVDSWTPLHSACKWNNTKIASFLLQHGADINAQTNGLLTPLHLAAGNRESKETLELLLMNRYLKPNLRNNLDETAYDIARRTDIYHYLFEIVENCTNSVADS, from the exons ATGAATGAAAGTGGCAAATCATTAGAAGAGAATACAGAGGAGGAGACAAAGGATTATAAGGACTTTGCTGAGAGCTTTAACCAGCTTGAATTGTTGGAAACTCACAGGCATTTAATCCCCACGGGAACACAGAGTCTTTGGTCTGGAGATTCTGATGAGGAAGACCAAGATGAAAAAACTGAGGAATGGTACCAAGCTCAAGAGAAAAAAATGGAAAACAACCCAGACAAGCTTCTCCTTTGGGCAGCTGAAAAAAATAGG CTTCTCACAGTGCAAAGGCTCCTATCTCAAAATCTGGCTCCTGTAAATGTCTGTGATGAAGACCAATACACCCCTCTCCACCGGGCTGCCTATAACGGACACTTGGAAGTTGTGCGCGAGTTGATTGGCCATGGTGCAGATGTTCATGCATTGACAGTGGACAGCTGGACACCACTACACAGTGCATGCAAGTGGAACAACACAAAGATTGCGTCATTCTTGCTTCAGCATGGTGCGGATATCAATGCTCAGACCAATGGCCTGCTGACACCATTGCATCTTGCAGCAGGAAACAGGGAGAGTAAGGAAACCCTTGAGCTCTTGCTCATGAATCGCTATTTAAAGCCAAATCTCAGAAATAACTTGGATGAAACGGCCTATGATATCGCTCGAAGGACTGACATATATCATTACCTGTTTGAAATTGTTGAAAATTGCACAAATTCTGTGGCAGATTCTTAG